From a single Staphylococcus epidermidis genomic region:
- a CDS encoding GntR family transcriptional regulator, whose translation MTYGYPKKWKENMTSGQVIAAELRLGIVSGEIESHIQLSENQVAQQFNVSRSPVRDAFKLLQTDQLIQLERMGAQVLPFGDQEKKEMYDLRLMLESFAFSKLSGTDTQHIGKEMKKQLEMMKVAVQFEDAEAFTQHDFEFHEVMIQATNHQYLKVFWNHLKPVMESLILISMRQRMANDPKDFERIHKNHQVFIDAVENDDASILRKAFHLNFDDVGENIEAFWLR comes from the coding sequence GTGACGTATGGTTATCCGAAAAAGTGGAAGGAAAACATGACTTCAGGACAAGTAATAGCTGCTGAGTTACGTTTAGGAATAGTGAGTGGTGAGATTGAATCCCATATACAACTAAGTGAAAATCAAGTTGCACAACAATTTAATGTTAGTCGTTCACCAGTCAGAGATGCATTTAAGTTACTTCAAACAGATCAACTGATTCAATTAGAACGTATGGGCGCTCAGGTACTTCCTTTTGGTGATCAAGAGAAAAAGGAAATGTATGATTTGCGTTTGATGCTCGAATCATTCGCCTTTTCAAAATTAAGTGGAACAGATACACAACATATTGGTAAGGAAATGAAAAAGCAATTAGAAATGATGAAGGTTGCAGTCCAATTTGAGGATGCTGAAGCATTTACACAACATGATTTTGAGTTTCATGAGGTGATGATTCAAGCAACAAACCATCAGTATCTTAAAGTGTTTTGGAATCACCTTAAACCTGTTATGGAATCACTCATACTCATTTCAATGAGACAAAGAATGGCAAATGACCCCAAAGATTTCGAGAGAATTCATAAAAATCATCAAGTTTTTATAGATGCTGTTGAGAACGATGATGCCTCCATATTGAGAAAAGCATTCCATTTAAATTTTGATGATGTAGGAGAAAATATTGAAGCATTTTGGTTACGTTAA
- the gntK gene encoding gluconokinase, translated as MKYMIGVDMGTTSTKAVLYDENGKFIMKHNIGYDLHTPNVDVSEENPDEIFDAVLMTVKYIVRESGIAKEDIKFISLSAQMHSLIAMNENNQRLTENITWADNRANDYADLIEKSYGGFELYQRTGTPIHPMSPLSKIFWMRHEEPKIFKQTAMFADLKTYVLFQLYERFVIDYSLGSATGMMNLEQLDWDNKALELLGIERNQLPQLVPTTHVLTGMKKRYATLMGIDEQTPVIVGASDGVLSNLGVNSYQKGEVAVTIGTSGAIRTVINQPKTDEKGRIFCYILDKDQYVIGGPVNNGGVVLRWLRDEILASEVETAKRLGVDPYDVLTQIASRVKPGAEGLIFHPYLAGERAPLWNADARGSFFGLTLSHKKEHMIRAALEGVLYNLYTVYLALIEVMNETPTTIKATGGFAKSEIWRQMMADIFDTDLIVPESYESSCLGACVLGMKALGEIDDFSVIKDMVGTTHAHEPNQETVAIYQQLVTIFINISRSMTENYSDIANFQREHLSD; from the coding sequence ATGAAATATATGATTGGTGTAGATATGGGGACAACGAGTACGAAGGCTGTGCTATATGATGAAAATGGTAAGTTTATAATGAAACATAATATTGGCTATGACTTACATACACCAAACGTAGATGTGTCTGAAGAAAATCCTGATGAAATATTTGATGCTGTGCTTATGACGGTTAAATATATTGTAAGAGAATCTGGCATCGCAAAAGAAGATATTAAGTTTATTTCCTTGAGTGCACAAATGCATAGTTTGATTGCTATGAACGAGAATAATCAACGTTTAACTGAAAATATCACTTGGGCTGACAATCGTGCGAATGATTATGCTGATTTAATAGAAAAATCATATGGCGGTTTTGAATTGTATCAACGAACTGGTACACCGATTCATCCTATGTCACCATTATCTAAAATCTTTTGGATGAGACATGAGGAACCGAAAATATTTAAACAAACAGCTATGTTTGCAGATTTAAAAACATACGTACTGTTTCAATTATATGAAAGATTCGTCATTGATTATTCTTTAGGATCAGCTACAGGTATGATGAACTTAGAACAATTAGATTGGGATAATAAAGCTTTAGAATTGTTAGGTATTGAAAGAAATCAGTTACCACAACTTGTTCCAACTACACATGTTTTAACTGGAATGAAAAAACGCTACGCAACGTTGATGGGGATTGATGAGCAAACGCCTGTGATTGTCGGAGCGAGCGATGGCGTATTATCTAACTTAGGTGTAAATAGTTATCAAAAAGGTGAAGTTGCTGTAACTATTGGCACATCGGGCGCAATTCGTACGGTAATTAATCAGCCAAAAACAGACGAGAAGGGGCGTATTTTCTGTTATATTCTCGATAAAGATCAATATGTGATTGGCGGTCCCGTCAATAATGGTGGTGTCGTCTTGAGATGGTTACGAGATGAAATTTTAGCGAGTGAAGTTGAAACGGCTAAAAGGTTGGGGGTCGATCCTTATGATGTGTTAACTCAGATTGCCAGCAGAGTAAAACCAGGTGCAGAAGGATTAATTTTTCATCCCTATTTAGCTGGAGAGCGCGCACCATTGTGGAACGCTGACGCTAGGGGTTCATTCTTCGGATTGACATTATCTCACAAGAAAGAGCATATGATTCGTGCAGCATTGGAAGGTGTATTGTATAACTTATATACAGTTTATCTTGCATTAATTGAAGTGATGAATGAAACACCGACAACAATTAAAGCAACGGGTGGTTTTGCTAAAAGTGAAATTTGGCGACAAATGATGGCAGATATTTTTGATACAGACTTAATCGTACCTGAAAGCTACGAAAGTTCATGTCTAGGTGCATGTGTACTTGGAATGAAAGCTCTGGGAGAAATAGATGATTTTTCAGTCATTAAAGATATGGTTGGTACAACACATGCCCATGAACCTAACCAAGAAACAGTTGCCATCTACCAACAACTTGTTACCATTTTCATTAACATTAGTCGTTCTATGACTGAGAATTACAGTGATATTGCGAATTTCCAACGAGAACATTTAAGTGATTAA
- a CDS encoding gluconate:H+ symporter: MFGEIWPLISVVLGIIILLTLIIGLKLNTFISLIITSMITALLLGMPLNKVMETIENGMGSTLGHIALIFGLGAILGELLADGGGATRIADTLIAKFGQKHVQWAMLIAAFIVGIALFFEVGLVLLIPLVFTVAKRANVSILKLGLPMVTALSVTHGFLPPHPGPVVIAKELKANIGEVLLYGMIIAIPVTLIAGPIFNRFAQKMVPTAYTREGDISSLGTQKEFKEEEMPGFGISLLTAILPVILMLISTIVQLITGHEEATNVFEQIVYFIGTAGTAMLIAVIFAIFTMGMKQQRKMEDIMKSVTHAIYPIGMMLLIIGGGGTFKQVLIDGGVGDTIAKMFEGTSMSPILLAWIVAAVLRISLGSATVAAVSTTGIVLPLLEHSDVNVALVVLAIGAGSVILSHVNDAGFWMFKEYFGLTVKETFLTWSLLETIISVSGILFILFISLFV; the protein is encoded by the coding sequence ATGTTTGGAGAGATTTGGCCACTCATCAGTGTTGTATTAGGAATTATTATCTTATTAACATTAATTATTGGATTGAAGCTTAATACGTTTATTTCATTAATCATTACCTCAATGATAACGGCGTTATTATTAGGTATGCCACTTAACAAAGTTATGGAAACCATTGAAAATGGTATGGGTAGTACGTTAGGTCATATTGCTTTAATCTTTGGCTTAGGTGCGATATTAGGTGAATTATTAGCCGACGGTGGTGGCGCAACACGTATTGCTGATACACTTATTGCAAAGTTTGGTCAGAAACATGTTCAATGGGCTATGTTGATAGCAGCATTTATCGTTGGTATTGCGCTATTTTTTGAAGTAGGTCTTGTACTATTAATACCACTCGTATTTACAGTAGCTAAACGCGCAAATGTATCAATATTAAAATTGGGACTACCAATGGTTACAGCGTTATCTGTTACACACGGATTCTTACCACCACATCCTGGACCCGTTGTCATCGCTAAGGAGCTTAAAGCAAATATAGGTGAAGTTTTGTTATATGGTATGATTATTGCTATCCCTGTAACACTTATTGCAGGTCCAATCTTTAATCGATTTGCACAAAAGATGGTTCCAACAGCCTATACGAGAGAAGGGGATATTTCTTCTTTAGGTACTCAAAAGGAATTTAAAGAAGAAGAGATGCCTGGTTTCGGAATAAGTTTATTGACTGCTATTTTACCTGTTATTCTTATGTTGATTTCTACAATTGTGCAACTGATTACAGGACACGAAGAAGCAACAAATGTATTCGAACAAATTGTTTACTTCATAGGAACTGCTGGTACTGCAATGCTTATCGCAGTGATATTTGCAATCTTTACAATGGGAATGAAGCAACAACGAAAAATGGAAGACATTATGAAATCAGTTACGCATGCTATTTATCCAATCGGCATGATGTTACTCATCATCGGTGGTGGTGGTACATTTAAACAAGTGCTCATCGATGGTGGCGTAGGTGATACAATCGCTAAGATGTTTGAAGGAACAAGCATGTCGCCCATTTTATTAGCATGGATTGTAGCTGCAGTCTTAAGGATTTCATTAGGATCAGCTACAGTTGCTGCCGTATCAACAACAGGCATTGTGTTACCACTTTTAGAACATTCAGATGTTAATGTAGCTTTGGTCGTTCTTGCAATAGGTGCAGGTAGCGTAATTCTCTCTCACGTCAATGATGCTGGATTCTGGATGTTTAAAGAATATTTCGGGCTGACAGTCAAAGAAACATTTTTAACATGGTCGTTATTAGAGACAATTATTTCAGTATCTGGTATTTTATTTATTTTATTTATCAGTTTATTTGTATAG
- the galU gene encoding UTP--glucose-1-phosphate uridylyltransferase GalU, producing MKKIKKAIIPAAGLGTRFLPATKAMPKEMLPILDKPTIQYIVEEASKAGIEDIIIVTGKHKRAIEDHFDNQRELEMVLENKGKADLLEKVQYSTDLANIFYVRQKEQKGLGHAIHTAKQFIGNEPFAVLLGDDIVESDTPAIKQLMDVYEETGHSVIGVQEVPESDTHRYGVIDPSAKEGSRYEVRQFVEKPKQGTAPSNLAIMGRYVLTPEIFDYLETQQEGAGNEIQLTDAIERMNSKQQVYAYDFEGNRYDVGEKLGFVKTTIEYALKDPEMSQDLKAFIKQLDI from the coding sequence TTGAAAAAGATAAAAAAAGCAATAATTCCTGCCGCTGGTTTAGGTACTCGTTTTTTACCAGCAACTAAGGCGATGCCAAAAGAAATGTTACCAATATTAGATAAACCAACAATCCAATATATAGTAGAAGAAGCTTCTAAAGCAGGGATTGAAGATATTATTATAGTGACTGGCAAGCATAAACGTGCAATTGAAGATCACTTTGATAATCAAAGAGAATTAGAAATGGTTCTTGAAAATAAAGGAAAAGCAGACCTGCTTGAAAAAGTACAATATTCAACAGATTTAGCTAATATTTTTTACGTACGACAAAAAGAACAAAAAGGGCTAGGACATGCAATACATACTGCAAAACAGTTTATCGGTAACGAACCATTTGCAGTGTTATTAGGAGATGACATTGTAGAATCTGATACACCAGCTATTAAACAATTAATGGACGTTTATGAAGAAACAGGCCATTCAGTAATAGGTGTTCAAGAAGTGCCAGAATCTGATACACATCGTTATGGTGTGATTGATCCTTCTGCTAAAGAGGGAAGTCGATATGAAGTACGTCAATTTGTAGAAAAGCCGAAACAAGGTACTGCCCCTTCTAATTTAGCAATCATGGGTCGTTATGTATTAACACCAGAAATTTTTGATTATCTTGAAACACAACAAGAAGGTGCTGGAAATGAAATTCAATTAACTGATGCGATTGAACGAATGAATAGCAAACAACAAGTATATGCATATGATTTTGAGGGTAATCGTTATGATGTTGGAGAAAAATTAGGATTTGTTAAAACAACGATTGAATATGCTTTAAAAGATCCAGAAATGAGTCAAGACTTAAAAGCATTCATTAAACAACTAGATATTTAA
- a CDS encoding phospho-sugar mutase codes for MKNNWIDVLDESLVKDFYNNQTSEEQQEGLNTTLSFGTAGIRGKFGLGEGRLNKFTVSKVALGFAHYLTSSIVHPVVVIHYDTRHLSPEFAQIIANILASHDIKVYLADTYRTTPDLSFAVRYLQADAGVMITASHNPKDYNGIKVYGKDGAQLSTDDSARLSTYIDKLGHPLHINLPSLTTEQQSLIHSVPSEVREDYFRNVQDLVGTIPQSNLKVVFTSLHGTSVPVVPDILSSLNFNQFELVASQCEPDSDFSSVASANPEDHKAFDQSIELANKIDADLLIGTDPDADRLGIVERDAEGNIHYYNGNQIGALLLNYRIKQTEELPNRIMFQSIVSGGLAKSLAQYHNVNFKEVLTGFKYIAAEIRHLSPEQNFIFGYEESYGFLARPFVRDKDAIQIVPLMIKYAAELKNKGRMLKDELEDITRNVGNFNDKLFSHTFEGTQGKAKIENIMTQFRSETPSEMCGLKVIAIEDFETGKKTDLQNDEVSDITLPKANVIKIYFNEGFIALRPSGTEPKIKLYVSLSCDHFDVVAQKMNDAIFNS; via the coding sequence ATGAAAAATAATTGGATAGATGTATTAGATGAAAGTTTAGTCAAAGATTTTTATAATAATCAAACTTCCGAAGAGCAACAAGAAGGACTTAATACTACACTGTCTTTTGGCACGGCTGGTATTAGAGGGAAATTCGGTTTAGGTGAAGGCCGATTAAATAAGTTCACAGTATCTAAAGTAGCGTTAGGCTTTGCCCATTATTTAACATCAAGTATCGTGCATCCTGTCGTCGTCATACATTATGACACAAGACACTTATCACCTGAATTTGCTCAAATTATCGCTAATATTCTAGCAAGTCATGATATTAAAGTTTATCTTGCTGATACATACAGAACAACACCTGATTTATCATTTGCAGTCAGATACTTACAGGCTGATGCGGGTGTTATGATTACAGCTAGCCATAACCCTAAAGATTACAATGGAATTAAAGTTTATGGAAAAGATGGTGCTCAATTATCAACCGACGATTCCGCACGACTAAGCACATATATCGATAAGTTAGGTCATCCGCTTCATATTAATTTACCTAGTTTAACTACTGAACAACAATCATTAATTCATTCAGTCCCGAGCGAAGTCAGAGAAGATTATTTCAGAAACGTACAAGACTTAGTTGGAACGATTCCACAGTCTAATTTAAAAGTTGTCTTTACAAGCTTGCATGGTACGAGTGTGCCAGTTGTACCTGACATCTTATCTTCCCTTAACTTTAATCAATTTGAGTTAGTTGCATCACAATGTGAACCTGATTCAGATTTCAGCTCTGTAGCCAGTGCAAATCCAGAGGATCATAAAGCCTTTGATCAATCGATAGAGCTCGCTAATAAGATTGATGCTGATTTACTTATTGGTACAGATCCCGATGCAGACCGTTTAGGAATAGTTGAACGTGATGCTGAAGGTAACATCCACTATTACAATGGAAATCAGATTGGTGCACTTTTGTTAAATTATCGTATCAAACAAACAGAAGAATTACCTAACAGAATTATGTTCCAATCAATTGTCAGTGGTGGCTTAGCTAAATCTCTTGCTCAATATCATAATGTCAATTTCAAAGAAGTTTTGACAGGTTTTAAATATATCGCAGCTGAAATAAGACATCTGTCTCCTGAACAAAACTTTATTTTTGGCTACGAGGAAAGTTATGGCTTCTTAGCCCGTCCTTTCGTGAGAGATAAAGATGCGATTCAAATTGTGCCATTAATGATTAAGTATGCAGCTGAATTAAAAAACAAAGGACGCATGCTTAAAGATGAATTAGAAGACATTACTCGAAATGTCGGTAACTTTAATGACAAGCTTTTCTCACATACATTTGAAGGTACTCAAGGCAAGGCAAAAATCGAAAATATTATGACTCAATTTAGAAGTGAAACACCTTCGGAAATGTGTGGTCTTAAAGTCATTGCAATCGAAGATTTTGAAACAGGTAAAAAGACTGACTTACAAAATGATGAAGTCAGCGATATAACTTTACCTAAAGCGAATGTAATAAAGATATACTTTAATGAAGGATTTATTGCTTTGCGTCCTTCTGGTACAGAGCCTAAAATTAAACTTTATGTATCACTTTCTTGTGACCATTTTGACGTAGTTGCACAAAAAATGAATGATGCTATATTTAACTCTTAA
- a CDS encoding glycosyltransferase: MIYTVTSTLPLVHGGRTKSLLTRIRFLDKEMGIHNKILTTNYNANYNEVYQKFEENQLITKNTQIENIYDWLSDFKLLSIPKTRFKKKTLYSEKDRDIEGLTSKAFNDGNVMRYYDQKTYVLYRKFYEDTNIIEFEDVMSPISKKKIERREYNHFGQLHRKIYFSSRTYHKILEEYFDTEGSIYCKKFFNSQKANELDFIQIFKNQRIMKAFKNEKDLFKYYFEHRFKQNDIVFNDARLLDKPLLNNCMNTKNVLVFHNSHIDGDNIKSSYKIALENSDKVAQYLLLTHMQKDDIQHAYGISDEKISIVPHFIKSYGQKYTHDKEDRFVFIGRLGKQKQVDHLIKSYNQFLKYGHQTKLAIYGADEQNQKQVILDLVKEYQIEDKVDLNDFTKHPLEEFKKSKASLLTSEYEGFGLTVMESIEVGCPVIAYDVRYGPGEIIEPGENGYLVEPDNIEAFAAYMDKIIKNPLTKVETKNALKYEQAKNNYQKLFERVK, translated from the coding sequence ATGATATATACAGTAACAAGCACATTACCCTTAGTGCACGGAGGAAGAACTAAATCATTATTAACAAGAATTCGATTTCTTGATAAAGAAATGGGCATTCACAATAAAATATTAACAACGAATTATAACGCTAATTATAATGAAGTTTATCAAAAGTTCGAAGAGAATCAACTCATAACGAAAAATACGCAAATCGAAAACATATATGATTGGTTATCTGATTTCAAATTACTTTCAATACCTAAAACAAGATTTAAGAAAAAAACGCTTTACTCTGAAAAAGATAGAGACATAGAAGGTTTAACTTCTAAAGCATTCAATGATGGCAATGTGATGAGATATTATGATCAAAAAACTTATGTTTTATATCGGAAATTTTATGAAGATACAAATATCATAGAATTTGAAGACGTGATGTCACCAATTTCTAAGAAAAAAATTGAACGTAGAGAATATAATCACTTCGGTCAATTACATAGAAAGATTTACTTCTCAAGCCGCACATATCACAAAATTTTGGAAGAATATTTTGACACAGAGGGAAGTATTTACTGTAAAAAATTCTTCAATTCACAAAAGGCAAATGAATTAGATTTTATTCAAATTTTTAAAAATCAACGTATCATGAAGGCTTTTAAAAACGAAAAAGATCTCTTTAAATATTATTTCGAACATCGCTTTAAACAAAATGATATTGTGTTTAATGATGCTAGACTTCTAGATAAACCACTTTTAAATAATTGTATGAACACAAAAAATGTGCTTGTATTTCATAATAGCCACATCGATGGCGATAATATTAAATCTTCATACAAAATTGCACTGGAAAATTCTGATAAAGTAGCTCAATACCTCTTGCTCACACATATGCAAAAAGACGATATACAACATGCATATGGTATCAGCGATGAAAAAATATCGATTGTACCTCACTTTATTAAAAGCTATGGACAAAAATATACTCATGATAAAGAGGATAGATTCGTATTTATTGGTAGACTAGGCAAACAGAAACAAGTGGACCATTTAATCAAATCTTATAATCAATTCTTAAAATATGGACATCAAACGAAATTAGCTATTTATGGTGCAGATGAACAAAATCAAAAACAAGTCATACTAGATTTAGTTAAAGAATATCAAATTGAAGATAAAGTTGATTTAAATGATTTTACCAAGCATCCACTTGAAGAATTTAAAAAATCTAAAGCCTCACTATTAACCAGTGAATACGAAGGTTTTGGTTTAACCGTTATGGAAAGTATTGAAGTAGGTTGCCCAGTCATTGCTTATGACGTAAGATACGGTCCTGGTGAAATCATAGAGCCCGGTGAAAATGGCTATCTTGTTGAGCCGGATAACATTGAAGCATTCGCTGCCTATATGGATAAAATAATTAAAAATCCACTAACAAAAGTTGAAACAAAAAATGCACTCAAGTATGAACAAGCAAAGAATAACTATCAAAAGTTGTTTGAGAGAGTAAAGTAA
- a CDS encoding Sau3AI family type II restriction endonuclease, with product MEFLTKQEVHNRAKEAVGKTIKELNDGFSVSETKSSVGDAFENWFGKSKDSESRPDMEEAGVELKATPFKKLKSGKYSAKERLVLNIINYEKVVHEKFETSSFLNKNNTIELAFYEYKKDVSRDDWIIHEAVLYEMKKNPIDYEVIKNDWELIHNYINDGKAHELSESLTTYLSPCTKGASAKSVRTQPYSNIKAKQRAFSLKSGYMTSILRKYILGNEEIDSIVKSPFELKNKSIEDIVLEKFKPYYNQTIDSIGEKFNVDRGGKNYHNRIASAILNLKGKIKGNETFPKVDEFEKASIVVKTVKFNKNNINKESMSFPAFRFKDLIKEKWEDEDGNPLAQWHNFLLETRFLFFIVKEEEGTEVFKGVKFFSMPEDDIEGPVKKVWEDTKNKLLKGVCLKATYKKDGNVYRIENNFINKSDEMICHIRPHESYSDYRVNGKYADELPSRANWINRPNDTLKYSDKWMTKQCFWINNTYIKEQVKEFL from the coding sequence ATGGAATTTTTAACTAAACAAGAAGTTCATAATAGAGCAAAGGAAGCTGTAGGTAAGACAATAAAAGAATTAAATGATGGCTTTTCTGTTTCAGAAACTAAAAGTTCTGTGGGGGATGCTTTTGAAAATTGGTTTGGGAAAAGTAAAGATAGTGAGAGTAGACCTGATATGGAAGAGGCAGGTGTTGAATTAAAGGCAACACCTTTTAAAAAATTAAAAAGTGGTAAATATAGTGCCAAAGAAAGATTGGTTTTAAATATTATTAATTATGAAAAAGTAGTACATGAAAAATTCGAGACTAGTTCATTTTTAAATAAAAATAATACTATAGAGCTAGCGTTTTATGAGTATAAAAAAGATGTATCTAGAGATGACTGGATTATACATGAGGCTGTTTTATATGAAATGAAAAAAAATCCAATTGATTATGAAGTAATAAAAAATGATTGGGAATTAATACATAATTATATTAATGATGGTAAAGCACATGAATTAAGTGAGAGCTTAACAACTTATTTATCCCCTTGTACGAAAGGAGCAAGTGCTAAATCTGTTAGAACTCAACCATATTCAAACATAAAAGCTAAACAGAGAGCATTTTCTTTGAAGTCTGGATACATGACATCGATATTGAGAAAGTATATTTTAGGCAATGAAGAGATTGATTCTATTGTTAAATCACCGTTTGAGCTAAAAAATAAATCTATTGAAGATATAGTGCTTGAAAAATTCAAACCATATTATAATCAAACTATAGATTCCATAGGAGAAAAATTTAATGTAGATAGAGGTGGGAAAAATTACCATAATCGCATTGCTTCTGCTATTTTAAATTTAAAAGGCAAAATTAAAGGAAATGAGACTTTTCCAAAGGTAGACGAATTTGAAAAAGCATCTATAGTTGTTAAAACAGTAAAATTTAATAAAAATAATATTAATAAAGAAAGTATGTCATTCCCTGCTTTCAGATTTAAAGATTTAATTAAAGAAAAATGGGAAGATGAAGATGGTAATCCACTAGCTCAATGGCATAATTTTCTTCTGGAAACGAGATTTCTCTTTTTTATCGTCAAAGAAGAAGAAGGTACTGAGGTGTTTAAAGGCGTTAAATTCTTTTCAATGCCAGAAGACGATATCGAAGGTCCTGTAAAAAAAGTATGGGAAGACACAAAAAATAAGTTATTAAAAGGGGTGTGTCTCAAAGCAACTTATAAAAAGGATGGTAACGTATATAGAATTGAAAATAATTTTATTAATAAATCAGATGAAATGATATGTCATATACGACCCCATGAAAGCTACTCTGACTATAGGGTGAACGGTAAATATGCAGATGAATTGCCATCTCGTGCAAATTGGATTAATCGACCTAATGATACATTAAAATATTCAGATAAATGGATGACGAAACAATGTTTTTGGATAAATAATACTTATATTAAAGAACAAGTCAAAGAATTTCTTTAG
- the dcm gene encoding DNA (cytosine-5-)-methyltransferase, whose protein sequence is MNNLKVAELFAGVGGFRLGLERTKNKMFEITWANQWEPSRKVQHAFDCYNKRFKNGVHINQDIATISNEEMANTRADMIVGGFPCQDYSVARSLSGELGIQGKKGVLFWEIIRFIQNTYPKYLLLENVDRLLKSPSRQRGRDFAVMLSTLNELGYSVEWRVINAADYGNAQRRRRVFIFGYKKDLEYGRKMSKFSLENIIYDEGLFASGFPVEKVPNKERINNIKIDNDIVEISNNFSFGFFNSGVMRNGEILTIDTIPKYEKPTPLKDVIQGEVTDNYELNIDQINKFKYLRGPKKIKRTSKDGHEYYFSEGGMSETDSLDLPARTMLTSEASVNRSSHLLKVNDTYRTLTPIEAERLNGFPDNWTDTMPDRMRFFCMGNALVVPIITRIANQIEIIEINNNDKYSQLELF, encoded by the coding sequence TTGAATAATTTAAAAGTAGCAGAATTATTTGCAGGGGTAGGTGGATTTCGTTTAGGTTTAGAGAGAACAAAAAATAAAATGTTTGAAATTACTTGGGCTAATCAATGGGAACCTTCAAGGAAAGTACAACATGCCTTTGATTGTTATAATAAAAGGTTTAAAAACGGTGTACATATTAATCAAGATATAGCAACAATAAGTAATGAAGAAATGGCTAATACGAGAGCTGACATGATAGTAGGTGGATTTCCCTGCCAAGACTACTCTGTAGCTAGAAGTCTTAGTGGAGAACTAGGTATACAAGGAAAAAAAGGCGTGTTATTTTGGGAAATTATAAGATTTATTCAAAATACTTATCCAAAATATTTATTATTAGAAAATGTAGATAGGTTATTAAAATCACCTTCAAGACAAAGAGGAAGAGATTTTGCAGTAATGTTATCAACTCTGAATGAATTGGGATATTCAGTTGAATGGAGAGTGATTAATGCTGCTGACTATGGAAATGCGCAAAGACGAAGACGAGTATTTATTTTTGGTTACAAAAAAGATCTTGAATATGGTAGAAAAATGAGTAAATTTAGCTTAGAGAATATTATTTATGATGAAGGATTGTTCGCTTCAGGGTTTCCAGTAGAAAAAGTACCTAATAAAGAAAGAATAAATAATATAAAAATTGATAATGATATAGTAGAAATTTCTAATAATTTTAGTTTCGGTTTTTTTAATAGTGGAGTAATGAGAAATGGAGAAATACTTACCATTGATACTATACCTAAATATGAAAAACCCACTCCACTAAAAGATGTTATTCAAGGTGAAGTAACTGATAATTATGAATTGAACATAGATCAAATAAATAAGTTTAAGTATTTAAGAGGTCCAAAAAAAATTAAAAGAACATCTAAGGATGGTCATGAATATTACTTTTCAGAAGGAGGAATGTCTGAAACTGATTCTTTAGACTTGCCTGCAAGAACCATGTTAACTAGTGAAGCTTCTGTAAATAGAAGTAGCCATCTATTAAAGGTTAATGATACCTATAGAACACTGACTCCGATAGAAGCAGAAAGACTGAATGGATTCCCGGATAATTGGACTGATACAATGCCGGATAGAATGAGATTCTTTTGTATGGGAAATGCTTTGGTTGTACCAATAATTACTAGAATTGCTAATCAGATAGAAATTATTGAAATAAATAATAATGATAAATATAGCCAATTAGAATTATTTTAA